A region of the Phaeodactylum tricornutum CCAP 1055/1 chromosome 1, whole genome shotgun sequence genome:
CTTCGACTAGAGCGCTTGCCTCCCAATACAATACGGTCCCACTCCTTGACGTATATCTGATTGGATGCGGCGCGGCTTGGAATTTCCAAGGAAAAACCTTTCCTCTCCAAAACTTGCTGCGCAATATGCAATGCCATGGCTTCCATTCCTTCCAAAACCTGAGTGGCCGGTAATTCAACGACTTCGACAATATCGGATGGGATTCCTTCCGGAAGTACTCCAACTACAGAGGACTCTATTTCTGCTTTGGCTTCTAACGACTGGCGTAGTTGTCGACATTTGCGCAGAACAAGATCGGCATCCGCGGCCAGTGCAACGGCTTTGCGTTTCCGGGTCGAGGTTGCAGACATGTCCGGACGAGGCGCTGGTCCAGACGCTAATGGTTCTCTCCGGTTGCGAGACGCCATGGTGCAGTGGATGCGTAGATCTGTCTAGAACGCAGATCTGGCGGGGCTAGGTGCAAGTCTTGCCGTAACGCCAACGCAAAATGCATCGTTGACAggaagtcgtcgtcggaagGATCTCGCGGTCGATTCTCCATCGTGACTGTCGATCCTGAGCTCGATCAAGGTTCGGGTCAATCAGGCCTGAAAGCGTGGAGTCGGAATCTTGGAAATCATGGTTTCCCCATTTATGCCTGTAATTTTTGACTTGGACTATTTTGTCCAGCCCCTTTGAAAAGCATAAGCGGAAATAAACAAACAGAATATCAAAATAGATAAAAAGCCGTTCAGACAATAATCTAGGTTCGAAAAGTTCAACTCCTTCGCTTCGCGCTGAACAAAACTTACATGGTAGTATTTTCGAGATAGCTGATTGGTCGTATAGAGGAATGCCAGATCGCGGTCATGCGGTCACGAAGAATCGCCGGCGCTCTATCCGGTAGCGACAATCGCGAAGCTGGCCTTTGCCGGAAGACATCACACGGAAGCCGCATCATTCGCTCATTACTTCATACACAAGCATATACGACCATGGGATGTGCCGGAAGTAAAGAAGCGGCGGTAGACGTGGGTGAACCTACCGTCCCTGCTCCCGAAGCGAAGGTTCAAAAGGAATTGGAACGGTCCGTTTCCTTGGAAGAGAAGAAGGATCGTAAGGTAGAGGCGGGACCGCACGAAGAGGCGTCGGTCGAAAAGACGACAATCGAGGAAGATTCCATGGTGAGTACCGTGTTACGAGCTTTTTCAGCGCTATCTTCGTCGTAGGGTCTTTTGTGGTCATTCGAGCTTTTTCGGTACTTGGAATCGTCGTAGCTTTCTACATAGGCTTCTCAGGAAGCGTTTTTTGTCGGGAGAGCGCTACGTGGACCACGTATCTCAATCAAGCTCAACGGATTCGGCCGGCAAGATATTTCGACATCCAGTCTTTTTCGATGGAAAGCAGCGAGTCTCTTTGTACGGCACCAGTCTTCTTCCCATCTCTTGCACCATGATGCACCGTTTCCCCTTCctgaaacaaaagaagaaggCCAAAGAGTCTCAAACCTCCCTCAAGACTGAGACTCCCAaggcaaagaagaaagaccGAAAGGAGCGAGATGAAGGAAACTCCTCAGCGATGGCAAGTCTCGTGGCGCGCGGTCTTTCTCGATGACCGAAGCGAATTGGACGTTCCACGGGATCGATCAGGGCTTTCCACAGGGTTCCAATCGTCTTTTGCTCGTGCTATTCTTCATTCTAACACTCCGGTTTTTTTTTTGGCACAGCAAATCGATTCTCCTGCACCTGCTGCCGCCGCTGCTCCCGCGAACGGTGATGCTTCCGCAGCGGTGAAGCGAGAAACAAACGTCAACATCCACAATCGAGTCCGCCAGAAGCGAGCCCAGAATATCTTCGCTGCTCCAATCGATCTAACCGAAAGATACCAGACTCCAAGATATCCCAAATCCGATGCTGCCGTCCAGTTCATCGACTCGGCACTAGAGGATAACTTCATCTTCGCTTCGTTGTCCTCCACGGAACGCAGACTCTTGATCGATGCGATGATGATGGAGCAGGTACCGGCAGGCACGGTTATCATCAAGCAGGGCGAGACCGGAGACTTTTTCTACGTTGTTGAAGAGGGTCACGTGAGCTTTGCTGTCGATAATCAACATGTGGGTTCTACCGGTCGCGGTGGTTCTTTCGGTGAACTCGCCTTGCTGTACAATTGCCCGCGCGCCGCAACTTGCTTGGCGAATACGGTCTGTCGTCTGTGGAAGGTCGATCAGAAGACGTTTCGACATATGCTCGCTAACAACACAAACACGCAACAAAAGGATATCAACGACGTGTTGCGGAAAGTGCCATTCTTAGCGGAGCTTGATGACCGTGATTTGCTCCGAATCTCAGATGCTCTGACGTCGGTCACCTTTCCAGAAGGCGAACGCATCATTAACAAAGGCGACGTCGGAGAGGTCTTTTACATCATTCGTGAAGGGTCAACTAAAGTACACGATATTGGGTTTGGTGACAGTACCTACGTGGACCAGCCACTGGGACCGGGGGACTTTTTTGGGGAACGTGCTCTCATCACTGGTGATCCTCGTGTCGCCAACGTGACAGCGACAAGTAGTTGTACTTGTCTTTGCTTGTCGCGTGATACGTTTGAGAAAGTGCTGGGACCACTACAGGGGCTCATTGACATGGCTATGCGTAAGCGTACCCTTTTGGGGGTTCCAATCTTTTCCAACTCTCAGTTCCAACCGCATGAGCTAGCTCGCTTAACTGATCTCATTGTGGAAACTACCTTTCAACCGGGAACCATCCTTGCTGAAGAGGGCAAACCAATTAATCAGAATTTGTACATTATCCGCTCGGGCGTTGTAGCTGTGGCGAACGATAACGGCGTGATCAACAATCTGAAGGATGCGGATTACTTTGGGGATACCTTCTTGAAGGAACCCGATGGTTTTATTAGTAAGCAAACTATCACGGTGCAAACAGAAACAACCGCTGGTGTACTATCGAAGAAGGATATTGAGAGCGTGATTGGGGATATTAAGCGCCTCGGTCAACCGCTAGCCCCGGCGTCGGCTTCGTTGGACAAGACAATTCGTTTCAAGGATCTCGTCAAGTTCCGCATTCTTGGAGTTGGAACCTTCGGGAAAGTATGGCTAGTGAGCCATAAGCGGACGAGCACTCCTTATGCCCTGAAACAGTTGAGTAAGCGGGAAATTATTGGGCACCATCAAGTCGAGGGTGTGATTCGAGAGAAGAATATTATGGCATCCCTTGATCATCCTTTTGTGGTTGACCTTGTCGCGACGTTTCAAGACGAACGAAGTTTGTATATGCTGATTGCACTAGTACAGGGTGGCGAGCTGTTTTCTGTGATTCATACCGAAACAAGAGATGGTATCCCGAACGGAAACTCCCGTTTTTATGCCGCTTGTATTCTTGAGTCCCTTGCTCACCTTCACCACCGCAGTATTTGCTACCGTGATCTTAAACCAGAAAATATTCTCATTGATGAACGGGGTTACTGTGTTCTTGTCGACCTCGGTTTCGCCAAGATCGTTGTGGATAAGACATATACGTTGTGCGGAACACCAGAATACCTTGCGCCTGAAATCATCCTTTCGAAGGGTCACGACAAGGGAGTCGACTACTGGGCCTTCGGTGTTTTGATCTACGAAATGCTTGTAGGTCGCTCCCCTTTCTATTCCTACGGAACAGATCAGGTCAGTCTTTTCAAGCGTATCGTTCAAGTCAAATACACCTTTCCGCAAGGTGTCGTTCACGACCTGGCTCGCGATTTGATTGAGAGGCTGGTCGTGCGTAGACAAGCCAATCGACTCGGCTGTCTTTCTCGGGGCGATATGGACGTTCGCGATCACATGTGGTTTAGCATCATTGATGTCGACAAACTTTTGCGCAAACAGATTCCGCCGCCTTGGATCCCCCGCATCAAGGACGCTATGGACGCCACTCATTTCGACTCCTATCGCCATCTTGAAAATGAAGCACCATCTAACAAACCGCTACTTTCCCCGGCTCAAGAGCAGCAATTCAAGGATTTCTAAAGACTTTATGTGACGCGGTATGCGGCACGTACGCATCGTGTACTATTAATATGAGGTGTGTTCTGAGTAGCTTTACTTAACTGTCTCGTTGCATTGAATAGACTTTTTTGTGTACGCCGCTCGGCGGATAGATAACCGAACATATGACTTTAGAGACAACTAAATCCCTCAGATAAGGAGGAACACAAATTCTGGTGCTTACCCAAATTACTTTTTGGTGCTTGATCCCAGACTCGAATCGGATTGCTCTCGCTGAATAACGCCGATACTCAAATCGCTAAACATGGGAGAAACGTCGTCAACGACTTTAAAAAGCCGAGGCATATTGCAAGGCTTACTTTCCATCACGTCAAGTCCGGCTTCCCTAAACTTCATCAGCTCGCTACGTTCGAAGTCGTCGACGTAAGTTGCGGTCAGGGCGCAAATAGGTTGCCGGCACCCGGGACGCATTGTGTCCTCCCATTCTCTTAGCTTTTTGGTCGCTTCAAAGCCATTCATCACAGGCATGTCAATGTCCATAAAAGCAATATCATAAATCGATGCTTTGAGCTTTTCGACACCTTCTGCCCCGTTAGAAGCAGTGTCTACAATAAAATTGGCCTTTTCAAAAGCCCGAGAAACAAGCTTTCGAGTAACGTTGCTGtcatcgacaacgagaattTTCCGCTTCATCCCTCCTTGACGCCACCCATCTAGACCACTGTTCATGCAATAATATCTCAGTTGGCGAAGGATAGTGAGCGAAGCTTCGGCATACTGAGTCAAAATCACCTCATGTTGCATGGGGTCATCTTCCTGTTCAATCATGTCTGATGCTGTCGCCTTCAATTCCTCAAGTTGCTGTTCAAACTGAGGGAACATTGTGATACGCGGCTTTACCTTGTTAATTTTTTTATCCCTTCCCGATGCAGATGAAGTCGACTCGCTATGGGAGATAGCTGGCTTTGAGGTTGACAAAGCGCGACTGGGCACGACAAAACTGCCTCCTGATTCAGGAGCACGACTTAGATGAGCGGAAATATCTTGTTCCGAAGATGAATTGTTTGGTCCATCATTGCTGCCGTCTTCTCCTGTCCGCTCGTCaaattttttttctttgaaaAAATTGCACGGGAGCCATTCTCTGGAATCTTTAAGTTTGTCGAGGTCAATGCCAACAGATTCTTTTAGCTCAGATGCGAGACTCGGAAATTCGTCTCGAATTTCGTCAGCAACTTCACTATCTAGTGCAGCAAGCAAATCACCACGGAGCTTCAAATTGACATAACCGTCGTTCCCCCTATCTCCTTCGCCACCATCAGGGTCATAAAAGTACTTCTGTAGTGATGTCAGTTCGTCATCATCGAAGGGGATACGGCTTAACCATCCAAGGAGACGAAAATATGCGTTTTGAGAAGGCGTTCCGTGTACATCATTGATATTTGCGACGAAGTCTGGACTTAAAAATAAATGGTCGGTAGAACCAGATGAGGAATCTGCGACTGCAGCCGCAGTTGCACCAGCAGCATTGCCTATCTTTTTTGCTATTCGATTTGTTTCTCGCCATTGTAGAATCGTCTTCATTTGTTCGTCCTTCCGGATACGAAAGCATTCTTCGTTACTGAAGTTCTGTGCGTACGGCTTCAAGGCGCCGATAGCAACCATCGGTGGACCAGCTGCATAGCCTTTTAATCTCTTCATTGGCACCCATCGATTGGAAATCGCTCCAGCTACTATGTGACATTGCGCAGCTTGCCCCAAGCAGCAATTGTCCAAATCAAGCTCTTCCAAGCGTGGGTGTTGAGACAACATGAATGCGAGAGCAATAGCCCCAGATATCTGAAGAATATTTCCAGATAGGCCTAGATACGTTATCGACTCGCATCCTACCAAACTTCGCATCAAGCTATTGATGCCTCGGGAACCAATCTGATTGAAACCTAGATTCAGCCGTGAGAGGGCCTTCATACTCTGGAGGGATGCAGCAACGAGCTGACATCCTTGGTCCCCTATGGAATTCTTGTCTAGCGACAAGCTCAGGAGATTGTGTTGCAATAGCTTGTTCATAATTGTCTCAATACCGCCTGCTGCGATTGCGTTTGACGACAGCTTCAAATCAACTAAATGAATATTTGATCGCATAGACACCGCCCTTGTTAGTTGCgtcgttccgtcgtcgccTAGATTGTTGTTCGACATGTCAAGTCTGTCAAGGAAGGGCATCGCAGCTTGCCCCTTGCTACGTTGCTTTACTTCAAGAAACTGAGCTAGAACACTAGCCCCAGTTGGACCAAAATTGTTTGACGACAAATTCAATTCGCGAATCGGACACAGAGGCCCAAGGCCCGTCAATAGACAACCTGTAGCCTTGGCTGTCATCGACGCATTCGCAACGTGTAGAACTTGGAGACCATGATCTCTATCCCGTACATTTATTTCAGCTCGTTTAAATGGCAATAGTCGTTTCCGACCAGTAGAACGCAaatcttcatcttcgtcgtcttcatcttccgaTTCCGTGTCGTATCCGGATTTTCCAATAGCTGATAGCGTGcggcttctttttcggtcgGTACCTTGTGCAGCGGGCGAAAGCGCTATGCCAAGCTCTGTGGCAGCACGACTGGACATATAGTTACCCGAAAGAATCAGGCCTTTCAAACAAGGAATACTTCGTCGTTTGCGCTTGGATAACGCTCGTGCCAACGCAATCAGTCCTTTCTCTTCGATGTTGCAAAAGCTCACATCAATCGTTTTGAGTTGCGAtccttcttggaaaagaatctCCGAGAGTATTTCGATTCCCGCATTTCCGATGTACGTACAGGAAAAATTTATGACGAAGATAGGAGGAGGGGTGACTTTCGCAGACGGGGAGGGAAACGAAAAATTCGATGAATTCCGTCGGGAAGTACTATTTTCCAACGAAGCCCCAGAAACACTATGTCGAGTAGACACTTTCTCCGAATCAAGGGAGTATCCCATAAACGCTTCTTTAaggccttttccaagacgcAGCGCCATCAACACGGAGGGAACAACGCGGTGGATAGGAACCTTTCCAGCAAGCACCAGAGTTATCATTCGTACCTCCTCTGGAATTAGCACTGATAACCCTAAGTCCAATCGCACTCCTTGTCGTACGGAGTCAATCATGGACAAGGGATCAAaagttttctttttcgtcaaagTTCCCCATGATTCCTGTTCTTTGACACTATCCATTACTGATCCAGATTTCGATACCCCATCTCCTGCCGCGATCTGCATTAAATTTTCTAGAACCTGGGCATTCTCGGGAGCTTGGACTCCTGATGTATTCATACTTTCTAGGAGTGATCGGTAAGCCACGGCATCGTTCAAAATCGACGATTGCATCGTGTGACCATGGACACTCCTTGACTCGGGTACGGATGGAGGAATTTTTTCAAGTTGCGATGCCTCGACAGCTTGGACTAAAATTGCCGTGATTCGCGATATTCGATTCAGCCTCTTAGCATATCCTTCGTCGCGAACAATTGCCTCTTCTAGAACGAAACCAGCGACCGGCCGTTCCACGTATGATACCACTTTACAAACAATCCACAACCATTCGCCATTCATTGATCTCCGCCGAAGAAAGACTTCAACATCTGGCTGTCCTTTGTCCCAAAATTGTGTTTTGACACACAGAAAGGCAGGTAAATCCTCATCATAAATTGTATCGTACGCTGAAGTCATCAGCAGTGCATCGGGTGGAAAGCCGGTGATCGTCTGTGTCGCCTCCAGGATCGTGCCTGCAAATCGACAGTCAATATTTTAGCAATGAAGATCACAATATGCGTTGTTTTGGTCTAGAAACAGGACACGCTTACCATTTTGGGCGATTGTCAAATAATGCTGTTGGGGCACTACATGTAGAAGTGAACCAGCTAATCTTTGGTGATTTTgctgctgtcgttgttgagcTAATAATTGCACATATGAATTCACCGTAGCATCCTCTCCAACTATAGGTACCTCAGTCTGGAACACATTTCCTTCGTGGCGCGCATGGAATTCCTCCGTTTGGAAAGCACCGAAAACAGGAAAGCCCATTCCGACGCCAATTCCATGCAATGGaatttgctgttgatgcAGTTGTTGCCGTTGGccatgttgttgctgctgctggtgttgAATGTTGTCGTAGCCAGCGAAAGCTATTGCCTGATTCGGCAGTGGTGCGCCAACAGTGCCCGTTTGGTGCCCTCCGACCCGACTCTCCCGGGCGGAAGCTTCTCGGAGTGCCGCTTCCGCAGCGGCCTGCGCCGCTGCCATCATATTGAAACTGGTCGACTTTGTGAAATTCTTCTCAGAACGTGACGAGTGAACCCTCAATACCAGTCCAAACTACTTTGGTGTGCTTATCTCTTTACTGCTCATTCGGACAAGCCTATGAAGCATAGCCAAAAATGAGAGAGCACATCGAGATGTTTGTCTACCTTACTGTCGGTGATCTAGTGGGACACATTtccctaactgtaaatacagAAGAGGTTTGATTTCTTCAGCCTGTGAGTACTTGTAGTGACAGTGATTCACCTTCGTTCACTCTCCATACTTAGCGGAATAATTTGGAAGACATTTTTGAGCCAATACATAATAGTTTGTCCAATTCATGTGTTCCGACGACGTTGTCATGTTAGGATTTGCCTTCGGACCAGATTCTCTCGAGGCTAGGGTACGTGTCTCACGATGTGATTCTTGCCCAAATGAGTTGCGGCGGTGCAGTAGAATCGAGGACTTCCATTGTACAACATGTTTAGGATAGAATGGAGTTCGAGCAACCCAACCACGCATTCACTGTATGTCGAAAAGTATTACCACGCCCTATTTATTTTGAAGTCCTTACATTAACAAAAATTGAGGTAGGGTTGAGCAACGATGCATTAGAAGTTTTGCACACCAAGACCGtggtaacagtaaacaaTTTCACAAATCTTTGCGGGCCGCCAATTCCatatcatcatcgtctccgTCAAGCAGGCCTCGTACTTCGGCACCGGTTGCTGCTGCACTTGATGCCCCAGACGTGTTGCGTTgattgttgttattgttgttggcgttAAATTGGGCTGCCAACATCTGCAAACGACGGCGTGCGTTGTCTCCTAATTCAGATATTTTCTTCATCACATTAGGTGACTGCTGAGAAAAAGCGTTTGCCTGGTTGCGAGGAACAGGCCGGGAATCCGAAATACGATTCCGGCCGTCAGACACTCGAGGCCGCCCACGGGCTAAATGTGCAAAATCTGGATTTCGGGACAGCTCTTCCGAAAACAGCTCGTCTTGAAGCATCCGGGCCAGCGCTGCATCGCTTTCCAGCTGATCCTCCGGGCCTGCCGTGGCTACTGGTCGACTGGAAATGCGCAGAAAATCGTCAGGGAGGGTTGTAGGAGTCCCACGGCCCGCTCGTCCTGTTGAGGGAGGACTCGAGGAAGAACCAGTAACTGCTCCTTGACGGCTCCGAGACTTTTCGTTGTTGGCCAGCTGCCGAGCAAGTTCCGCGTCCAGAGCTGTTGCAGAGTCTTCCGGGTTGATTCCCTGATTTAATTGATCAACCAGCACTTGCGGATTCTTACTGCCGTGGCGAAGAATAAGGTCGACAGTGTTTTCCATGTGCCCCTGCTGATTCCTAAGAATCGCATCGAGGGTTTCGCGCGTCCATGGATTGCCAAACATGGATTCAAGTGTCGCCAGTGCTTCTTCATACGTGATCGACATGGTGAAAAAGACTCACTGCTGCCACTCCGTTCTGCGAAATGGAAATGATTCACAAAGAACACGAGACGCGACAAACAACGGTAGTGCGTAGTTTTATGTTCGCTCTGTGGCTCCTTGGGCCTGCGCTGTATCTTTTGCTCTCAGTGCGACATAGCAGTCTTGTTTCTGGGTTTCGTTGCCACCGgcgttttgctttttgtcgtttgaCGCCTGGACTTCTTCTGTACTAATGTCCATAGACATATAGGTAGTTAGGTAAGAGTAGATGCGGACACCTACCGCAACAGACGGACTCCGCGAAACCCACCCTCTTGgatatcactgtcaatcatATCACGTTACCTTCTTTCGCTTGCAACTACGTTTGGTAGATATCAGCCAAGCAATCAATTTTTGTTTCGTACAACCATTCCATCCCATCGATCGTTTCTCGTAAGAACCATGTTCTCCGCAATACGCCTGGTCCCGAACACGATCCGCAACCTGCCGTGGTCGCTTGGACGGGCCACACCccgagctttttcttctcaaGACAATACTCTTAACAACGATGTATTCAACTTTGACACTTTTACAATGAAGCCACCTAAACAGCTCACCACTGAAATGGCGGAAGGTATCGGTGAAGCGACACAGTTTTATGTGCGGTACGGTGTTGCGAACCAGCGACTCAAAGCACTATCTCAAGATTTTAATATGCCGATCGTAACCAAGTGGCAAAAAATGATGGAAGTTTTCCTCGTCACGCAAGTCCACGTAATTGGCGGTATGGGGTATACAGGTGACGAGAGCGGCTTGACACAATACGCATCAGACTTAGCTGCCTGCTTGCAACAGGTAGATCCAACAATGC
Encoded here:
- a CDS encoding predicted protein — protein: KSDAAVQFIDSALEDNFIFASLSSTERRLLIDAMMMEQVPAGTVIIKQGETGDFFYVVEEGHVSFAVDNQHVGSTGRGGSFGELALLYNCPRAATCLANTVCRLWKVDQKTFRHMLANNTNTQQKDINDVLRKVPFLAELDDRDLLRISDALTSVTFPEGERIINKGDVGEVFYIIREGSTKVHDIGFGDSTYVDQPLGPGDFFGERALITGDPRVANVTATSSCTCLCLSRDTFEKVLGP
- a CDS encoding predicted protein, which codes for KTIRFKDLVKFRILGVGTFGKVWLVSHKRTSTPYALKQLSKREIIGHHQVEGVIREKNIMASLDHPFVVDLVATFQDERSLYMLIALVQGGELFSVIHTETRDGIPNGNSRFYAACILESLAHLHHRSICYRDLKPENILIDERGYCVLVDLGFAKIVVDKTYTLCGTPEYLAPEIILSKGHDKGVDYWAFGVLIYEMLVGRSPFYSYGTDQVSLFKRIVQVKYTFPQGVVHDLARDLIERLVVRRQANRLGCLSRGDMDVRDHMWFSIIDVDKLLRKQIPPPWIPRIKDAMDATHFDSYRHLENEAPSNKPLLSPAQEQQFKDF
- a CDS encoding predicted protein, translating into MKRKILVVDDSNVTRKLVSRAFEKANFIVDTASNGAEGVEKLKASIYDIAFMDIDMPVMNGFEATKKLREWEDTMRPGCRQPICALTATYVDDFERSELMKFREAGLDVMESKPCNMPRLFKVV
- a CDS encoding predicted protein — its product is MSITYEEALATLESMFGNPWTRETLDAILRNQQGHMENTVDLILRHGSKNPQVLVDQLNQGINPEDSATALDAELARQLANNEKSRSRQGAVTGSSSSPPSTGRAGRGTPTTLPDDFLRISSRPVATAGPEDQLESDAALARMLQDELFSEELSRNPDFAHLARGRPRVSDGRNRISDSRPVPRNQANAFSQQSPNVMKKISELGDNARRRLQMLAAQFNANNNNNNQRNTSGASSAAATGAEVRGLLDGDDDDMELAARKDL